The following are encoded together in the Candidatus Cloacimonadota bacterium genome:
- a CDS encoding ABC transporter permease, translated as MLRNYLKTALRNIKRYKTYSLINILGLAVGIACAVMIFVITQEEKNFNTHNELVDDIYRINKVYTMNGEENINYSTPYPLEQAIREGFPEVIQATHLYESSAIIKYGEKVFRERHVCRASPSIFSIFTINIIDGDKIQPIRDVHSIAISQSSAQKYFGDEAPIGKILILNNADEMQVTAVYEDIPLLSDYNFNFIVHLDTAAETEDYNNWYSHWMETFILVEPGTDIDALQTKIDQLFKDNLEEQSGARLQSLRNIHLYSVDGKPTTQKYIYIFISIAVLILIIACINFMNLATAQATKRAREVGVRKISGAKKSSLMFQFIGESVFYTFIACLLSFILIELSLPVFEQIVGRKIVFSVFNSNILLLYAIILFGVGIIAGSYPAFALSSFAPTKIFKSGTKSFIKGISLRTVIVVVQFTLAVALIIGTGIIYSQLDYMKNKDLGFDKDNLLYLRLNRDLEEKFDVFTQSCKQISGIYQVSRVSSIPTEVWSIMRGITWEGKQTDEGSAFAFLSADKNILETLDLKILDGRGFSDDMQTDENAVLINQAALEMMQIEDPIGLKFGDEGWTIIGVINNFNSLPLTYEREPLIVVNIPDYFYFTLIKLSNINVQNAIHSIKQVWNDICPDFPFEYRFLDETFNIIYKEEIKAGVLFRVFAGLGIFIACLGLFGLVSFLAEQKKLEIGIRRAMGSTVTGIIWLLSRQFVRWIIIANIIAWPASWYFMSKWLQGFAYSTSINPLIFIFSGFISLLIALLTISFKTINAANSNPVKSLKYE; from the coding sequence ATGTTAAGAAACTATCTCAAAACAGCCCTAAGAAACATAAAACGATATAAAACATATTCTCTGATAAATATTCTTGGACTTGCTGTCGGCATAGCCTGTGCAGTAATGATCTTTGTGATAACTCAGGAAGAGAAGAATTTCAATACGCACAATGAACTTGTCGATGACATTTACAGGATAAATAAAGTATATACAATGAATGGTGAGGAGAATATTAATTATTCCACCCCATATCCTCTTGAACAAGCTATTCGTGAGGGTTTCCCCGAAGTAATCCAGGCAACGCACCTGTATGAATCTTCAGCAATCATAAAATATGGTGAAAAAGTATTTCGCGAAAGACATGTGTGCAGAGCTTCACCTTCTATATTTAGTATCTTTACGATCAATATCATAGATGGAGACAAGATACAACCGATCAGAGATGTTCATTCGATTGCAATTTCTCAATCCTCAGCACAAAAGTATTTCGGTGATGAAGCCCCTATCGGCAAGATTTTGATCCTGAACAATGCTGACGAGATGCAGGTCACTGCAGTGTATGAAGATATTCCCCTGCTTTCTGATTATAACTTCAATTTCATTGTACATCTGGATACTGCTGCTGAAACGGAAGATTATAATAATTGGTACTCCCATTGGATGGAAACTTTTATTCTCGTCGAACCGGGAACAGACATTGATGCCTTGCAGACAAAAATCGATCAGCTCTTCAAGGACAACCTTGAAGAGCAATCCGGTGCAAGATTACAATCTTTAAGAAACATTCATTTGTACTCAGTTGATGGTAAACCAACAACCCAGAAATATATTTATATTTTTATCAGTATCGCTGTGTTGATTCTTATCATCGCATGCATAAACTTCATGAACCTTGCAACTGCGCAAGCCACAAAACGTGCGCGTGAGGTGGGTGTGAGGAAAATTTCAGGGGCAAAGAAAAGTTCATTGATGTTTCAATTCATTGGAGAGTCAGTTTTCTATACGTTCATTGCCTGTTTGTTATCGTTTATTCTGATAGAGCTGTCTCTACCGGTCTTTGAACAGATCGTAGGCAGGAAAATTGTATTTTCTGTTTTCAATTCAAATATCTTACTGCTCTATGCAATTATTCTATTCGGAGTGGGAATTATTGCCGGAAGCTATCCTGCTTTTGCTCTTTCCTCTTTTGCACCGACAAAGATCTTTAAATCCGGTACAAAATCCTTTATCAAAGGAATTTCACTTCGCACAGTTATCGTTGTAGTACAGTTCACCCTTGCTGTTGCCCTTATTATCGGTACAGGCATAATCTACTCTCAACTCGATTATATGAAAAATAAGGATCTTGGTTTTGATAAAGACAACCTTCTCTATCTTAGATTGAACCGAGATCTGGAAGAAAAGTTTGATGTATTCACGCAATCCTGCAAACAGATATCAGGAATTTATCAAGTCTCACGAGTTTCCAGCATTCCCACTGAAGTGTGGTCTATCATGAGAGGTATTACCTGGGAGGGTAAGCAAACAGATGAGGGTTCTGCCTTTGCTTTTCTTTCTGCAGATAAAAATATTTTAGAGACGCTTGACCTGAAAATTCTTGATGGCAGAGGTTTTTCAGACGATATGCAAACTGATGAGAATGCAGTACTTATCAATCAAGCTGCGCTCGAAATGATGCAGATTGAGGATCCGATCGGACTGAAATTTGGTGACGAAGGATGGACAATAATTGGAGTAATAAATAATTTCAATTCTCTTCCTTTAACGTATGAACGCGAACCCTTGATCGTAGTAAATATACCAGATTATTTCTATTTTACACTTATAAAGCTATCAAATATCAATGTACAAAATGCAATTCATTCGATTAAGCAAGTTTGGAATGATATATGTCCCGACTTTCCTTTTGAGTACAGATTTCTTGATGAAACATTCAACATAATATACAAGGAGGAGATCAAAGCTGGTGTGCTTTTCCGCGTCTTTGCAGGGCTTGGAATTTTTATTGCATGTCTTGGACTTTTTGGACTTGTATCTTTCCTTGCAGAACAGAAAAAGCTCGAAATAGGAATCCGCAGAGCAATGGGATCCACTGTTACTGGTATCATATGGTTGCTGTCCCGTCAGTTCGTTCGATGGATAATCATCGCAAATATTATCGCATGGCCTGCTTCCTGGTATTTCATGAGCAAATGGTTGCAAGGATTTGCTTATAGCACCTCTATCAATCCATTGATCTTTATTTTCTCAGGTTTTATTAGTTTGCTTATTGCCCTTCTTACGATTAGCTTTAAAACGATCAACGCGGCAAACTCAAATCCGGTGAAATCTTTGAAGTATGAATAG